The Glycine soja cultivar W05 chromosome 4, ASM419377v2, whole genome shotgun sequence genomic sequence TGTTTTGATATAGTTTGTGGTCTAAAATTTGATGGGTCCAAGAATGTAGAAGATATGTTTCAGTTGTGTGACAGATATCTTCTTACTCCTATGCTCACAGGTCAAACAAAGGACTATGAATGGAAATTCAATTTATGGTTCCCACGTGATGCAGTATGGTGACATAGGGCTTAGCGAGAACAATCTCGTCTTATATTTGGGTACAAATCCTGCTAATGATAATTTTACTTTTGTGCATAAAAACTCATTGGTGCCACCTTCAAAAGCAGTCAACCAACGTGATGCAGATCTCATCCATTTTTGGGATAAGGTAACATATGtttgaaacataatttttttattatttattttatgaaataattgcTTAATCATATCCTCATCACGATTTTGCTCCTGCAATTTAAATTTGGAGGGGTATATTCATAGTTAGAAGATAATCAATAGAATGGTGATTCCCATTGATTCCATTCCACATCCATTTCATGTACCAAACAATTAAGGGTCATCCCATTTTTGAAGCTGCCAAGCTTTAGACTGGGAATGACTATTCCATTTTAGCCCATTCCTTGTATAAAATGTGCCACTAGAGTAGATATATTGATTTTCATTATCCGTATATTTAGCTATTGGGATGCAGCAGAACTTTAACTAGCTAGATAAGAAATCTTGGAACAGATAATGATAAAACTAATTGGATAAATATGGAAAACTTGTGTGAATCCCATGCAGATATAACATGAGTAAGTgaagagaggggggggggggggggggttgtctCTTCGATGCTTATTTTCTACTGTAAGCCTTTATTTTTGCTAATTATATTCTATCTTCTTGATTTCCTCTTCACTTCTTTGCCAGTTTCGCAAAGCTCCTGTGGGTTCTTCTAGGAAAGCTGCAGCTGAGAAACAAATTCTTGAAGCAATGTCTCACAGAATGCATATAGATGACAGCATGAAACGTATTGGAAAGCTCTTATTTGGCATTGAAAAGGGTCCAGAACTGCTTAGCAGTGTTAGACCTGCTGGGCAACCACTTGTTGATGATTGGGACTGCCTTAAAACATTGGTACCGTTTTCCTTGATTCACTTTGTTGAGTTTGTTAGTACAAGTCCCTTTCTATTTCTAACATGCACCTTTAATTTATAGCCATTGATTTGGCAAAAAAAGGCATCCACGATAGGTAGGCCACCTACAAGCTACAATAAGTCAATAACAAGTAAAAAATCTAGCAGCATGGATGCTTCAATTTAAGAATTGTGCTTGGAAGAATCCGTATGATTGAATCATTGCTTTTCTGTTTGTTATTAATTGTCCAGTATTATGAGATGTCAGCAGGGCCTCCAACAGTTTCTTCTTCCGATAAATGATGTTGGATTTGAACtataaagtatataaattaGCATTTGTTTCTTGATTGCACTAAAGCTCTTGATTTCTGACAGAGTTGTGTCTTAATCTATTGTTAATGCAGGTTAGGACTTTTGAGACACATTGTGGATCCCTGTCTCAGTATGGGATGAAACATATGAGGTCCTTTGCAAACTTCTGCAACGCTGGAATAcggaaagagcaaatggctgaGGCCTCAGCACAAGCATGTGTCAATATCCCTGCTAGTTCCTGGAGTTCTATGCACAGGGGTTTCAGTGCATAATTCCTAGAATGCGCTCCATTGAAGACCGAGTATAGTCGTTGTAACATTATTCGTTACGAGTGTTATGGACTGTACTCTCTGCTCATGATTTCTTATACCAACCCTGTAAATACAAATGGGACGCTGGGGAAACCTCTTTACATTGTAATTTCCTGCAAAATAGATGCTGTAACAAAGACATTTTACTTTTACTTGGGGAGAGGCAGTGGAACCATAAGGACCCTTGGAACTTCTAATTAATACGACAGGGCACAATACCGTGTTTGTAAGCCAACGctttgtttcaatttaatgGTAACCCCGTTGTGtagatatttcatttttaatagaatttatatttggtaaaaatattttttaaaatctataatGATAACATAAAATAACACGCAGCTATAACTGTAAAATTCTATTAACAGCCCTTAGCCGCTAAGGACTAATTTCCGATTttgaaaagtataaaaacatagccaaaaaaaaataaataaaataaactataaaagtattagaaatgaataaaattataaaaacgtaAGGAGTAATTTGCTCAATATATTTTAGtgtatttaatttaagaaatctcatgtttaaatttttattttaattagatgaAAAATGGATTTATGAATTAATGGGAACCCAAATTAAAGTGACGTATACATATCGATGGCCAGGATTTGGTCAATCCGTAGTTACTAGATTCAAGTAATCAGACTTAGCTACTTGCCAATGCCAGGTAACCGATGTTTTAGTTTGGTTTAGTACAAAAAGAGCAGGTTAACTAACCCTGGTTATTTCAGGGCGCGGGAATGCGATGAACTCAAGTGAGAGAGAAAGACTTTACAAGGgagataattagtttttttttttttaagtatgttATCCAGGAATTTGATTCTATATTAAAAGATTTATTAAACGATAGCAGTTTTATTTTTGCCTTTAATCATAAACTTTATTTGTAATATATGACTGTccttgattcaatttttttttacacgcGACCAGAATTTAAATACGATTCTCCCATTAAATAGAATATAATAAAACCTTTTGAATCCAtttgagtatatatatatatatatatatatatatatatatatatatatatatatatatatatatatgatggcAAACTCAAAATgattgaaattcaaataataattggaACGTGAGGAGGAGTGTACAGATTCCGTTAACGTCGTGAGAAAGAGTAAACGGCGTGAGGGCATGGATGAGGGGATTGTAAGGGGAAACCGTGAATGGTTAGAGGGAGGAAAGAGGAAAGCCGTGAGATTGTTGATCTACGGTCATCAACTCCGAGAGAGTGTATATAAAACAGGCCCTTCAATGGAAACTCACCATTTCGTTCTTCCTCTTCGAccctttcttctcttcttttgttctttcCATCATCTCCCACAACTTTCTGGTTGCCCTGGAATTTCCAACTCTAATTCACATAACCCGAAGTTGAATGTTAAGGATCTGACACTTTTTTGAGATAGAATGAGGTTTGCTATTTAGACAGCCCCAatatctctttcttcttcttcttttggttCTCCTTTTGGCCACGTAGAATAATGAAACTTGTTTCTGTCTAGATTGACTCGAGTCcttctcttcttatttttttttttggattcattTTTGTTCACAGATGCATGTCCTAAGAGTATTTGCCAGACTTTGTCGGAATTCCATTGTAAATTTTCAAGTGAAATCTGTTCTGGAAATTTCCTTTGTTCATTGAGATTTTTAGAGGTGCATAAGATTTTTCAAGTTTTGAAGGTTGGTAAATAAGAGCCAAGAACTTTTGGTTTTGTTCCGTTCCTCTATGTTTGGCGTCTGTGCTAAGTTattcctgtttttttttttcttttgtttttgggcTTCTGCAGATATATTTCTCTTGAGAAAAAAAGACGGATTTTGAAACTCTGAACTTTGTGCAAGTCGTACGTTACAGGGACGATCGCTACTTGGCCATCGTCTCAGATAGAAGCTCTGAAGTGTCATTATTAGTTGAGTTTTCGGCATAGATTTACATTTTCCATAGCTTTGGAACTGAAATCTGGACAATTTTCCTAAACGGTTGAACCAGAGTTTCAGCAGGAGCAGATTTAGGTGAGAGAAACTAACGTATTTCATCAAAATAATTGACTTGATTCGCTGCAGCAGTTAATTCAGTTTTGATGTTCATTTCCTCCGTCTTTGTTTGTTCTCTAAATTCTCTCCCTTTCCTCATTTCCTGCAGGAAATAGAAAAATTGGCTCCTTTCCCCCTTAGTTTCAGAAGGAATTGATTGCTCGACGACTGTTAATTTTGTAAGGTAACATTCAGTTTTTCTGGATCTCTTCTTAATCTCAATCGCTCACAAGACAATATGAGTGTCGCTTTGAAAAGATGAGCCTTCCGAGACCAGTTGAATTGAATCAATCGATGCCTCGTTTTCACATTGTCTTAGCTATCCTTTCAAAAACATTGAACCTCTTTTTCCATGTATAAATTGAATCTCAAGATAATATAGTATACTGTATATCTTAGCCAGAAAATTTTCATGATCTCCGGTTCTCCCTCTCGTAACTGTCATCATCCATTTTTGTCTTGACCCAGATATAGAAGATGCTCACAGTGCACAattccctttctttttcttttttaattttcggAATCCATGGACCGTCCGATGCACACATCCTGTAACCGTAGAGCCAATTTCAATTTGAGTTTGTTGGATAAAAATGTATcaatatatttaattcttaatttcaattattgttGTTCTACCTAAGAGTTAACAATTACTCCAGTAAATTTATCTTttcgatgatgatgatgatggtggtggtggcagGCACGGGTTCAAGAGATGGAGAAAGAGTCATTTATTCGAAGCAATAACAATACGAACATAATGTCTAGTGTTAGAGAGAAAAACGGAGGGGATGGGTCGTTGTTGTTGAGGGCGAGTTCCGATAGCGCTAGGCAAGCAACGACGTCGAATTTGGTGTTGCAGTGGGGGAATCGGAAGCGGCTGAGGTGCATGAAGGTGCAGGTTAAGGACGATTCTTCCGGTCCGGTTCAGAGGACAACGGTTCGGGTGGATCGCCGGGTCGTTAGAACCGACAAGTATTCTTTAAATAAGGCCACGTTCGGTgtcaattataataataatcatcatcAGAGTAACGGGTATCCGAATCTCCGTGAACGTCCATCTTCGCCGCAACCACGAATTCTCAGGTAACGCTATTACTACCATTCACTTTTTTACTTTGTCTTTGTCTTGCTTTATAGATAAATGAAATGTgatttaatgtttgttttttattcctTCTGATTGAGAGAGAATGAGACTGAGATGGGTTGAGATCTGAGATGAGGTTGAGGGCAATTTGGCTAGATTCCGGATTTTATATCCAAAAAAGAGGGGAAAATTAAGATTTTTGTGTTACCTttcataaagtttaaaatcgttacttaaattaaatcttaatccatctttctttttcttttcttttcttttcttttttctagttGAGTTTGCATACTTATCTTGAGAGCAAGGTTCGTGTTGGTGGTGCACTGCCTCGTGGGCcagtgttttattttgtttttaatctgtAAGGAGGAATTTTGAACTCATTTCCTCCTCTCTTTTTCTACTTTCACGATTAAGCCTCTCTTCCCAAGCCAATCTTATATTTCCAcaagtgttttgttttgttttattttgttaaataaatcaaataaataaatcagaGTTAGGATTGCGGTCGTGGACTTGTCGTGTGCATGTATGTATTGTTGATGTATTTTCAGCAAAAGAAAAGATAGTGTTTTCTTCTTTGCTCTTATCAGCGATGATAAAAAATTCGCTGTTGTGATTAATTCCAAGCAAGCAGCACATGGGGTTTGTGTCAAATATCTGATAAAGAGTTGAAAGTACTTGGGGGCAGTGGAAATTTGGCAGTGCTCTTTAGTTTGGTTAGTGCCCATGTCTGCCACGAAATTTCCTTCGGGGCCATCTATATGCGATGGAGGCAACTTGTAAGTGACACATGTCAGGCAAAGAATCTTAAGCCTCaaatgttattatataatatataaaataaaatttgggtgaCTAGTcaaatgatttttgttaaaCTCATGGGCTGAATACATGAGGCTTATATTCTGTCCACTCTCCAATTGATCAGGTTCCTTGCGGATGTCTCATCCAAATTAAAGAATGAATAGGAACTCACGGTAAGTGCGTGAGATCCCCTTCTTTATTTCCTCAAAATTTATTTGGAGATATTATCATGACTAAGAATAAGAATATCACATTACTCTAATGTCTGCCTCACAAATAGGTAATAGGGTATTAAATTTGGGTTCTGAGTTTGGATTAATCTTATAATATTTAGGcacaaaaaataaacagaaataTAGTTGGGCGATGATTCTAGCTTAACTGTTGGTTCGGGGACATTAACTTGTAAGTTCTCAAAAGCCCAAAGGGGAATCCTTTAGACATTGCTTTAGCAGTGGGTATCTagttacttttcttttcttttaaataaaaaactagaTCACTTGTGTTGCTTTACATTCTAACTTAGAATCATTGGTAGCAACGGGCAAGTCTAATAATCTAAATCAAGTTAATAATCCAAACCTTGCTGCTTTGCTTCTGACGTCTAACAAGGAATTTGACATTTCTTGGGAGGTTTAAGGTTGGTCTTCTTGATTCTTAGCCGTTGACATTTTCTTTGCTAGAtctaatttttgtatattttctgTCTTTACCATCTGTTAAATAAACCCAGAAGATGCGAGGATAATTATTTTCACTCTTTCAAATCTTCTTTGtctggtattttatttattgtgaaatttaatttaatttcatgctTTAATGAGTGTTATTCATGTGATTGCATTTATATGAAGATCAACAAATCCTTCaaatttaagaaagaaaaaaaagtaattaaggaCAAGCATAGCATATTCAGTATCCTTCACCGCCCTATAGTTAGAAGAGAGGCATTTGCAGCTTCTGGAGGATGCGGTCATGCGAAGCAGAACTAGAACCTCATTATTCACATCAATTACTACTAGGACGGTTTCCTTGGAAACATGGAATGGACGGTTTCCTTCCACGTGTTCACGAAAAGTCCTTTTCCATTATAGCCGTCCGATTGGAGGGGCCACGTAGCACTCTTCATCTTCGTTACTCTAAATCCAACGGCCCCAAACACGCCGTGGAACCAGCTGTGCCCGTTATAGGGGAATCACACACACTTTCTCTCTTAGGTCCCTCAAATATCCAATTCTCATTCTCataggaaaataaattaaactaccCTCCTTGAAAACAAAATACTTATACAAATACAAAGTCTGGGAAGGAGCCAAAAACCAACCCTTATTctacgcaaaaaaaaaaaaaaaaaaaaaactcagtcTAGATTCCTGCTTCTCCCACCCACCCACCCTTGGATCTAGATCAACCCTCCCAAGGTTAATTCCGTAAACTCACCACTCCCTAGTtactttttcatatataattattattttttaactctaAAATATAACCTCTCTGAATGCTTCTTTCTTTGCCCTATTTATTATTCCGTGTTATGTGATGTGATTCATGTTCCTACGATTAAGAATGATAATTACTTACTACATGTGACTTGTGTTTTGAAATTAGGAACTCAGAAAGTTCAAGTGCCATGAGAGGAGGACAAAGCAACGGGGGTGTTAGGGGAATTGCCTCCCCGGACAGGGGTGCGCACGATAAGAGAGGGGCCCATAACAACCTCCTTAATGACAATAACAAGTCCGCAGCCTCGTCGGATACTGCGCACGATAGCAAGAAGGGAGGGTCGCCGTCCGGCAGCGGAGACGCGGCTGCTCCGCCGGTCTGGCCACCCAAGTTCGTGATTGCCTTGACCAacaaggagaaggaagaagatttTCTCGCCATTAAGGGCTCAAAGCTGCCTCAGAGACCCAAGAAGAGAGCTAAATTCATTCAACGAACCCTCAATGTAAGCCCCTTTTctgctttttcatttttcccaactttaattattattcattacATGAAACATTAATCTTAGCAGCTCGTATAAATTGATGCTCTAGTATGATTTATAGTTTTATACAAtgacaacaataaaaattaatcttaataaCCGATCCAAATTTAGAATTTGGATGAAGTGCTTTGGTAGAGTCTTTAAGACCTtagcatataataataatagagtGGGTGTGAATTGTGAAACCAACTAAAGAAaagcatattttaattttagtatgcGATTTGTGGTGATATTCTTTACTACGGTGGGTGAGTGCCCCTTTTTCCTTTGGTGTTTTACTTTTCCCTTTTGCTGGAAAAGCCATACATGGTTGGCAGCTGTGGAGTGACTTACACGCGTCAAGGGGAGCTTGGCTCACACCGAATAGTGACTGACCAAAATTATTATGTAGTCTGACACCACACCACCACCACCCGTATGTAGTTTTCTCgtaacacattttaattttttaatttatgaaaataattaataacaactaaCTACCTTCCtttgaaagttaaaagttaataatagcAACTGCCATTATcgaaaccaaaattataaaaaaattaacaacaatcTTCTTTGCTAACAAgctacaataaaataataaaaattagggTAGGGAAACTGAATAGTATATTTCAATTGATGTCTCACACCTACCCGGActtgtataataatttttgtgctgtacttcttttttctttttttttaatttccgttgcTCTTTTTGTGTCGTACgtgtcttttaatttttgctttATCCTAAACCAGGTAGTGAAAATCCGTATGCTTAATGAAGAACAAAAACTGTGTTCTTATTcaaacattttaataaaaaaatattatgctattattaaattattattaggaTCATGACAGAGGTTGATTTTTTATTGACATTCGGCCACTTGATGTCTATCTAATCAACACCACATTTGCTGGGCTCTGGTGGATTTGGTCATCacgaacaaaaacaaaaaaagatgaaTTAAGTGAAAGACACAAAGAAACAGCACACGATGTGCGTGAAAACACGTGTCAAGGGGTTTGGAATTGGATGCATATGTTAGAAAGTAGGAGCGAACATACTGGATTGCATCCTCAGTGATGCCTGTTGTAGTGGATGGCCCTGATGATGGAATAGTCTTTACTCTTTACAGAGACTTATCAACAAAAGACTACAAATTATTACTAACCGACAAATTGAGTCTCATTACCAGAGAAGAAACTCGTGTTTTGGTAGTGTTACTCTAATCTAGAGAAAAATACAGTATTACTCATGGTAAAGAAATAGtagttgtaaaaattaaatttataacgcgtaataataaattttaaatgagatTTAAATcattcttatttcatttttattgctgttttagaatattttttatctgaaactatttttatttctggGTTTTTGAATGATAAAAGGGTCTGGCTCATCACATTTTAAACTGTTTTTCCTGCttttaattaagtaaagatGAAGCACacttatctattattttaactGCTGGCTTtctttttagtaaatttttcttttggcattttcatgaAGGAAAAAGATTGGTTCACCACTTTTCTGTGTAGATATCCACCCATAAAAAgatatgaataattaatataattgatgATATGcttaataagaaacaaaaataaagggaGATGAGAAGTATACATTAGGTGGGAATACTATTTAGGTGGTGAGAGAATCATTACTCTTTTATAAATACTCAACCTCCCCCGTTTTCAAACCCTACTTGCTTGTAGTTTGTTGACAACTTTTCAACTACCATTTGTTTATTtgtgttccttttttttttgt encodes the following:
- the LOC114408807 gene encoding uncharacterized protein LOC114408807 isoform X2, whose product is MDRPMHTSCNRRANFNLSLLDKNARVQEMEKESFIRSNNNTNIMSSVREKNGGDGSLLLRASSDSARQATTSNLVLQWGNRKRLRCMKVQVKDDSSGPVQRTTVRVDRRVVRTDKYSLNKATFGVNYNNNHHQSNGYPNLRERPSSPQPRILRNSESSSAMRGGQSNGGVRGIASPDRGAHDKRGAHNNLLNDNNKSAASSDTAHDSKKGGSPSGSGDAAAPPVWPPKFVIALTNKEKEEDFLAIKGSKLPQRPKKRAKFIQRTLNLVSPGAWLCDLTLERYEVREKKISKKRPRGLKAMGNMDSDSE
- the LOC114408807 gene encoding uncharacterized protein LOC114408807 isoform X1, with protein sequence MDRPMHTSCNRRANFNLSLLDKNARVQEMEKESFIRSNNNTNIMSSVREKNGGDGSLLLRASSDSARQATTSNLVLQWGNRKRLRCMKVQVKDDSSGPVQRTTVRVDRRVVRTDKYSLNKATFGVNYNNNHHQSNGYPNLRERPSSPQPRILRNSESSSAMRGGQSNGGVRGIASPDRGAHDKRGAHNNLLNDNNKSAASSDTAHDSKKGGSPSGSGDAAAPPVWPPKFVIALTNKEKEEDFLAIKGSKLPQRPKKRAKFIQRTLNLVSPGAWLCDLTLERYEVREKKISKKQRPRGLKAMGNMDSDSE
- the LOC114408807 gene encoding uncharacterized protein LOC114408807 isoform X3; this encodes MEKESFIRSNNNTNIMSSVREKNGGDGSLLLRASSDSARQATTSNLVLQWGNRKRLRCMKVQVKDDSSGPVQRTTVRVDRRVVRTDKYSLNKATFGVNYNNNHHQSNGYPNLRERPSSPQPRILRNSESSSAMRGGQSNGGVRGIASPDRGAHDKRGAHNNLLNDNNKSAASSDTAHDSKKGGSPSGSGDAAAPPVWPPKFVIALTNKEKEEDFLAIKGSKLPQRPKKRAKFIQRTLNLVSPGAWLCDLTLERYEVREKKISKKQRPRGLKAMGNMDSDSE